Genomic DNA from Acidisoma sp. PAMC 29798:
TCCGGGGCGAGGTCGCGGGCGCTGAGAAGGCCGGGTTCACGCTTCATGAGAAATCTCCGGCTCTGGGTCGAGGCGCGCGCGGCCGGTGATCATGGTCGGCAAAGTGCGCGGCACCAGAATGACCAAGGCCAGATGGATGACCACGAAGCCAACAATGCCCGTCATGGCCACGAAATGAACCCAACGGACGCTGGGATAGCTGCCGAGGATGGCCGCTAGAAACTGAAGTTGCACCGGCTTCCACATCGCGAGGCCGGACAGCACGGCGAGGATGCCGAACAGCAGCACCATGATGTAGAGCAGCTTCTGCACGGCGTTATAGACGCCCGGCGTATGTCCCAGCTTGAAGGTCAGTGCCGAGCGGAAATCGCCCCAGACGCTGCGGGCGCTGAGCGGAAAGAACGATCGCGAAAAGTGTCGTGCAGCGAGGCCGTACCCGACATAGACGATGCCATTGGCGACCAGCAGCCACATGGCCGCGAGATGCCAGGCGATGGCGCCACCCAACCAGCCGCCCAAGGTCATCCAGGGCGGGAAGACGAGGGGCAGAAACGGTGCGGCATTGAAAATCTGCCAGCCACTCATCACCATGCAGACAATCGCAACCGCACTGATCCAATGGGTGATGCGAACGACCAGGGGATGAACCGTAACAACGCGGCCCTTGCTTCTGCCAGTCTGTGCCATCGACGCGTTCATCCCCCAAAGCCAGTGCTATAACATACGGCGGTTGGCCGCCGTATGTTACGCGCAAAGTTACTGCGCGAACGCTTACTGGGGCGGCGTAATGCCGTTTTCACCATAGAGGATAAATTCGGCCGTCTTCGGATCGGTCTTGGGCGGATTGACGATCACTTTGACGCCGGGCGTCACGCGCGCCGCGGTGCCAGGTGCGATCATGACGATCGGCACATTTGTCGGCACCATGATCTTTTGCTCGCCGCCCTTGTAGGTCACGGTCATGATATTGCCATTGGACACCACGAGGTGGCCGACGGTGCCATTGGTCATGGAACTCGTTTTACCGAGATCCCAGGGGTAATGGCCTTCGCCGGCGCCGGCCATCGCCGGGGGAAACACCGTCACTTCAAGTGCGCGCAGCATGCCGTTGCCGGCCGGCACGGCGGCGGTGCCGATATAGCTGCCGGCCTTGATGTCGGACATTGCGC
This window encodes:
- a CDS encoding cytochrome b/b6 domain-containing protein, with protein sequence MAQTGRSKGRVVTVHPLVVRITHWISAVAIVCMVMSGWQIFNAAPFLPLVFPPWMTLGGWLGGAIAWHLAAMWLLVANGIVYVGYGLAARHFSRSFFPLSARSVWGDFRSALTFKLGHTPGVYNAVQKLLYIMVLLFGILAVLSGLAMWKPVQLQFLAAILGSYPSVRWVHFVAMTGIVGFVVIHLALVILVPRTLPTMITGRARLDPEPEISHEA